A region from the Rosa rugosa chromosome 6, drRosRugo1.1, whole genome shotgun sequence genome encodes:
- the LOC133713968 gene encoding non-classical arabinogalactan protein 30-like, with product MASRKLFVVVSSLLLISLASFPSITATTYQPKAAVHVVVEGMVYCQSCDYRGWSLTGATPLPLAKVSVVCKNNIGQVGYYKTFQANANGYVYAELEGNKMNRALDYPLQNCRVKLVSSPLQKCNLATNVNYGIDGAHLRSEGKSYTSPNYNAVIYAAGPFAFRPSRCPYTTHH from the coding sequence ATGGCAAGCAGGAAGCTTTTCGTTGTCGTCTCATCCCTCCTCCTCATCTCATTGGCATCCTTCCCTTCCATAACTGCCACCACATACCAGCCAAAGGCCGCTGTGCATGTGGTTGTGGAAGGCATGGTATACTGCCAGAGCTGTGACTACCGTGGATGGTCCTTGACCGGAGCTACCCCACTCCCTTTGGCTAAAGTCAGCGTCGTTTGCAAAAACAACATAGGCCAAGTCGGTTACTACAAGACTTTCCAAGCAAACGCTAACGGCTACGTGTATGCTGAGCTAGAAGGCAACAAAATGAACCGTGCATTGGACTATCCCCTTCAGAACTGCAGAGTGAAGCTAGTTTCTTCTCCACTTCAAAAGTGCAACCTTGCCACCAATGTCAATTATGGCATTGATGGCGCCCATCTTCGTTCCGAAGGCAAGAGTTACACGAGTCCGAATTATAATGCTGTCATATATGCTGCAGGGCCCTTTGCTTTCCGTCCTTCTCGTTGTCCTTACACTACCCACCATTGA